A part of Candidatus Deferrimicrobium borealis genomic DNA contains:
- a CDS encoding cytochrome d ubiquinol oxidase subunit II: MPTLPTLAAGCILASLVLYALTGGADFGGGVWELLNRGPRAEARKRLIVHAIGPVWETNHVWVIVAVVVLFTAFPRAFAVLSTALFVPLTLVLAGIVLRGSAFAFHAHRPHEEGGAGWWGGVFAGASLFTPFLLGVVLGAVSSGAVRGEGPSSLVGGTGAWLAPFPLSVGGLTLASSAYLAAVYLILETDDPELKEDFRRRAMGALALVSLLSAAIPFLSPGAAPEFHRDLTGSWWSVPLMGANALAALGAAVSLAYRAYPLARACAAAQVTLLLAGWGMAQHPYLVRPDLPISSSAASPEMLRLLLIILAAGGVLLFPAIYLLFRVFKKKSLFGR; this comes from the coding sequence ATGCCGACCCTCCCCACCCTGGCGGCGGGATGCATTCTGGCGTCCCTCGTGCTGTACGCGCTCACCGGAGGCGCGGATTTCGGCGGAGGCGTTTGGGAACTGCTGAACCGCGGTCCCAGGGCGGAAGCCCGGAAACGCCTCATCGTCCACGCCATCGGGCCGGTCTGGGAGACGAACCACGTCTGGGTCATCGTGGCCGTGGTGGTCCTGTTCACGGCGTTCCCCAGGGCCTTCGCGGTCCTGTCCACCGCCCTGTTCGTGCCCCTCACGCTCGTCCTTGCCGGGATCGTCCTCCGGGGTTCCGCCTTCGCGTTCCATGCGCATCGCCCGCACGAGGAAGGCGGGGCGGGATGGTGGGGCGGCGTCTTCGCGGGTGCGAGTCTTTTCACGCCGTTCCTGCTGGGCGTGGTTCTCGGGGCGGTGTCCTCGGGGGCGGTCCGCGGGGAGGGACCTTCGTCCCTTGTCGGCGGCACGGGCGCCTGGCTGGCGCCGTTTCCCCTCTCCGTCGGGGGCTTGACGCTGGCATCGTCCGCCTACCTGGCCGCGGTCTACCTGATCCTCGAAACGGACGACCCGGAGCTGAAGGAGGATTTCCGCCGCCGCGCGATGGGCGCGCTGGCGCTGGTTTCGCTGCTCTCCGCCGCCATCCCCTTCCTGTCGCCCGGCGCAGCGCCGGAGTTCCACCGGGACTTGACCGGAAGCTGGTGGTCCGTCCCCTTGATGGGGGCGAATGCCTTGGCCGCGCTGGGAGCGGCCGTCTCTCTTGCGTACCGCGCGTACCCGCTGGCAAGAGCCTGCGCGGCCGCGCAGGTGACGCTCCTCCTCGCCGGGTGGGGGATGGCCCAGCACCCATACCTCGTGCGGCCGGACCTGCCGATCTCCTCGTCCGCCGCGTCGCCGGAAATGCTCCGCCTGCTGCTGATCATCCTGGCCGCGGGAGGCGTCCTCCTGTTCCCGGCAATCTACCTCCTCTTCCGCGTCTTCAAGAAGAAGTCCCTCTTCGGACGCTGA
- a CDS encoding cytochrome ubiquinol oxidase subunit I — translation MAELDLARAQMAMLFAFHILFAVAGMGMPVLMVIAECAHLRTGKPVYAELARRWGRSTAVLFAVGAVSGTVLSFELGLLWPRFMEFAGGIIGLPFALEGFAFFTEAIFLGIYLYGWEKVPPPLHLAAGCLVALGGILSGVFVVAANAWMNSPAGFTLIAGRPADVSPLAAMANPAWKTEAIHMTLAAFAASGFAVAGIHAFRLLREPRNGFHRVALGIALSVGGVTAVLQPLSGDMSARFVARNQPVKLAALEGQFRTQRGAPLRIGGLPDPAKETTRYAIEIPRGLSLLAFNDPDAEVVGLSAFPRDERPNPVPVHLAFQVMVACGIALAAVGATGAILGWKRRERLFSRPFLCAVVACGPLGLLAVEAGWVVTELGRQPWVIHKVMRTSDAVTPVGGLALPFAFFTLVYLALGVFAVRFLRRELAESPFFTAGEGTSPTVSGEV, via the coding sequence ATGGCCGAACTGGACCTTGCGCGAGCCCAGATGGCGATGCTCTTCGCCTTCCACATCCTCTTCGCGGTGGCGGGGATGGGGATGCCGGTCCTGATGGTCATTGCGGAATGCGCCCACCTCAGGACCGGCAAGCCGGTGTATGCCGAACTGGCCCGCCGTTGGGGCCGGAGCACCGCGGTCCTCTTCGCCGTCGGCGCCGTCTCGGGGACGGTCCTCTCCTTCGAGCTCGGCCTTCTCTGGCCGCGGTTCATGGAATTCGCCGGCGGGATCATCGGCCTGCCGTTCGCCCTGGAGGGATTCGCCTTCTTCACGGAGGCGATCTTTCTCGGGATCTACCTCTACGGCTGGGAGAAGGTCCCGCCGCCGCTGCACCTCGCCGCGGGGTGCCTGGTGGCCCTGGGGGGAATCCTTTCGGGCGTGTTCGTGGTGGCCGCCAACGCCTGGATGAACAGCCCCGCCGGGTTCACGCTCATCGCGGGAAGGCCGGCGGACGTCTCCCCGCTGGCGGCCATGGCCAACCCGGCCTGGAAAACCGAGGCGATCCACATGACGCTGGCCGCCTTCGCCGCTTCGGGGTTCGCCGTCGCGGGGATCCACGCGTTCCGCCTGCTGCGGGAACCGCGGAACGGCTTCCACCGGGTCGCGCTGGGGATCGCCCTGTCGGTCGGCGGGGTGACCGCGGTGCTTCAGCCCCTGAGCGGTGACATGAGCGCCCGCTTCGTGGCCCGGAACCAGCCCGTAAAACTCGCCGCGCTGGAAGGGCAGTTCCGGACGCAACGCGGCGCACCGCTGCGGATCGGGGGGCTGCCGGACCCGGCGAAGGAAACCACCCGCTACGCCATCGAGATCCCGCGGGGATTGAGCCTTCTGGCCTTCAACGACCCGGACGCCGAGGTCGTCGGGTTGTCCGCCTTCCCGAGGGACGAGCGGCCCAACCCCGTACCGGTCCACCTTGCGTTCCAGGTCATGGTCGCCTGCGGCATCGCCCTGGCCGCCGTGGGGGCTACGGGCGCCATCCTGGGGTGGAAGCGGCGGGAGCGGCTCTTCTCCCGGCCGTTCCTTTGCGCCGTTGTCGCCTGCGGCCCCCTGGGCCTCCTCGCCGTGGAGGCGGGCTGGGTCGTGACCGAGCTCGGGCGGCAGCCGTGGGTCATCCATAAAGTGATGCGGACTTCCGATGCCGTGACCCCGGTGGGCGGGCTCGCCCTTCCGTTCGCGTTCTTCACCCTCGTCTACCTCGCCCTGGGCGTCTTCGCGGTGCGCTTTCTGCGCAGGGAGCTGGCGGAGAGCCCCTTCTTCACGGCGGGGGAAGGGACCTCCCCGACGGTGTCAGGGGAGGTGTGA
- the fdnG gene encoding formate dehydrogenase-N subunit alpha yields the protein MPGSTEVNPSRRTFLKGAAGVAAGTVFAELAGLGVDMSALAAKAGDVPIKRGKEVASICPYCAVGCGQIVMVDTAARKILDIQGNPDSPINQGTLCPKGAATYQLGVNPHRWTKVKYRAPLSDHWEEKPLDWAMERIAQLVKKTRDANFNEFQEMPDAKGGTVRKRVMNTYAIASLGGATMDNEWNYVHQKLMHALGVVYVENQARIUHSSTVPGLGVSFGRGGSTTFPRDLVHSDAVLIMGSNMAECHPVAFRWPLKAKTDHGAVLMHVDPRFTRTSALCDIHAPIRAGTDIVFLGAIINHVIHSERWKTDPFFREYVVNYTNAATLIAADFKDTEDLDGLYSGLSPDGKAYSNATWAYQREKPPAPATKETKTFTDLLLQRIPGRPKTDPTLRDPRTVFRILERHYSRYTPEAVERICGCPKEKFLKVADSLLGNSGSDRTSNITYAVGWTQHTVGVQIIRTAAVLQALLGNIGRPGGGVLALRGHATIQGSTDIATLYHSLPGYLNMPDARKAHESLKDFILTEAAPLSTSFWGNYPKYAVSYFKAQFGDAATRENDYGYDYHPKITGDHSHMPMFIDMAAGKIKGFLLMGQNPAVGGQNARFQRKALAKLDWMVVRDFFETETAAFWRNSPEIRSGELKASEIKTEVFFLPAAVVAEMEGTFTNTQRLIQAHDKAVDPPDDARSDSWFSFLLGKRLKELYKDSTNDRDWAIRNLLWNYEPEAAEAAEWRIKDEPSAYKLLKEINGYTWEDRKPLSTFANLKEDGSTACGAWIYTGVIPEEGKNRGKSRKADDWISPNWGFAWPANRHIMYNRASADSSGKPWSEKKKLVYWDAAADSGTKDPAGKPVLGKWVAPSGEGIDFQPTKAPGFRGKDNGLGFDWLSGNDAFIMRSDGKAWLFAPAGLVDGPLPAHYEPYESPVKNLLYRQQSNPVAKVWKMEGNPYHKVADPSYPIVLSTYRLTEHHLTGAMSRWLPWLAELMPELFCEISPELAAERKIRNGEHVTIRTARGEVEARALVTRRIRPFLIDGKTVHEIGLPWHWGWQGTAQGDVVNNLTPLVGDPNVSIHEGKVFTCDILPGKKGGRA from the coding sequence ATGCCTGGTTCCACGGAAGTGAACCCGTCTCGACGTACCTTCCTCAAAGGGGCCGCCGGCGTTGCAGCCGGCACCGTCTTCGCCGAGCTTGCCGGCCTCGGCGTCGACATGAGCGCCCTTGCCGCCAAAGCCGGAGATGTGCCGATCAAGCGAGGGAAGGAGGTGGCCAGCATCTGTCCGTACTGCGCCGTCGGGTGCGGGCAGATCGTCATGGTGGACACCGCCGCGCGGAAGATCCTCGACATCCAGGGGAACCCCGATTCCCCGATCAACCAGGGCACCCTCTGCCCGAAAGGGGCCGCCACCTACCAGCTCGGCGTGAATCCCCACCGCTGGACGAAGGTGAAGTACCGGGCTCCCCTGAGCGACCACTGGGAAGAGAAGCCCCTCGATTGGGCGATGGAGCGCATCGCCCAGCTCGTCAAGAAGACCCGCGACGCCAACTTCAACGAGTTCCAGGAGATGCCCGACGCCAAGGGCGGGACGGTCCGCAAGCGCGTGATGAACACCTACGCCATCGCGTCGCTCGGCGGGGCGACGATGGACAACGAGTGGAACTACGTCCACCAGAAGCTCATGCACGCCCTGGGGGTCGTGTACGTCGAAAACCAGGCACGGATATGACACTCCTCCACGGTCCCCGGTCTGGGGGTCTCCTTCGGTAGAGGCGGTTCCACCACCTTCCCTCGCGACCTCGTCCACTCCGACGCGGTCCTGATCATGGGCTCCAACATGGCGGAATGCCATCCGGTCGCCTTCCGCTGGCCGCTCAAGGCCAAGACGGACCACGGGGCCGTACTGATGCACGTGGACCCGCGCTTCACGCGCACGTCCGCCCTGTGCGACATCCACGCCCCCATCCGGGCGGGGACCGACATCGTCTTCCTCGGGGCGATCATCAATCACGTGATCCACAGCGAGCGCTGGAAGACCGACCCGTTCTTCAGGGAGTACGTCGTCAACTATACCAACGCGGCCACGTTGATTGCCGCCGACTTCAAGGACACCGAAGACCTGGACGGGCTCTACTCCGGGCTGTCCCCCGACGGGAAGGCGTACAGCAACGCCACCTGGGCCTACCAGCGCGAAAAGCCGCCGGCGCCGGCGACGAAGGAGACGAAGACCTTCACCGACCTCCTGCTGCAGCGGATCCCGGGGCGCCCCAAGACGGACCCGACGCTTCGGGACCCGCGCACCGTCTTCCGGATCCTGGAGCGGCACTACTCCCGGTACACGCCCGAGGCGGTGGAAAGGATCTGCGGCTGCCCGAAGGAGAAATTCCTGAAAGTGGCCGACTCCCTGCTGGGCAACTCCGGCAGCGACCGGACATCGAACATCACCTACGCCGTGGGGTGGACGCAGCACACGGTCGGCGTGCAGATCATCCGCACCGCCGCCGTCCTGCAGGCGCTGCTCGGCAACATCGGGCGACCCGGGGGAGGCGTGCTCGCCCTTCGCGGCCACGCCACGATCCAGGGCTCCACCGACATCGCCACGCTGTACCACTCCCTTCCCGGGTACCTGAACATGCCCGATGCGCGCAAGGCGCACGAATCCCTGAAGGACTTCATCCTCACCGAGGCGGCGCCGCTTTCCACCAGCTTCTGGGGGAACTATCCCAAGTACGCCGTCTCCTACTTCAAGGCCCAGTTCGGGGACGCGGCGACCCGGGAGAACGACTACGGGTACGACTATCATCCCAAGATCACCGGCGACCATTCCCACATGCCGATGTTCATCGACATGGCGGCGGGAAAGATCAAGGGGTTCCTGTTGATGGGGCAGAACCCCGCCGTTGGCGGGCAGAACGCCCGCTTCCAGCGCAAGGCCCTTGCGAAGCTCGACTGGATGGTGGTCCGCGACTTCTTCGAGACGGAGACGGCCGCCTTCTGGCGCAACTCCCCCGAGATCCGGTCGGGGGAGCTCAAGGCCTCCGAGATCAAGACCGAGGTGTTCTTCCTCCCCGCCGCCGTCGTCGCGGAGATGGAAGGGACCTTCACCAACACGCAGCGGCTGATCCAGGCGCACGACAAGGCGGTCGATCCGCCCGACGACGCGCGCAGCGATTCCTGGTTCAGCTTCCTCCTGGGCAAGCGGCTCAAGGAGCTGTACAAGGATTCGACGAACGACCGCGACTGGGCGATCCGGAACCTCCTGTGGAACTACGAGCCGGAGGCGGCCGAAGCGGCGGAGTGGCGGATCAAGGACGAGCCTTCGGCCTACAAGCTTCTGAAGGAGATCAACGGCTACACCTGGGAGGACAGGAAGCCGCTTTCCACGTTCGCCAACCTGAAGGAGGACGGCTCCACGGCCTGCGGCGCCTGGATCTACACCGGGGTGATCCCCGAGGAAGGAAAGAACCGGGGGAAGTCCCGCAAGGCGGACGATTGGATCTCCCCGAACTGGGGGTTCGCCTGGCCGGCGAACCGCCACATCATGTACAACCGCGCCTCCGCCGATTCCTCGGGCAAGCCGTGGTCCGAGAAGAAGAAGCTGGTGTACTGGGACGCCGCGGCCGACAGCGGGACGAAGGACCCCGCGGGGAAACCGGTCCTCGGCAAGTGGGTGGCGCCCTCCGGCGAGGGGATCGACTTCCAGCCCACGAAGGCCCCGGGGTTCCGGGGGAAAGACAACGGGCTGGGTTTCGACTGGCTGAGCGGAAACGACGCCTTCATCATGCGATCGGACGGCAAGGCGTGGCTGTTCGCGCCGGCGGGGCTGGTGGACGGCCCGCTGCCGGCCCACTACGAGCCGTACGAATCCCCGGTGAAAAACCTTCTCTACCGGCAGCAGTCCAACCCCGTGGCGAAGGTGTGGAAGATGGAGGGGAACCCGTATCACAAGGTCGCCGATCCTTCCTACCCGATCGTCCTCTCCACCTACCGGCTCACCGAGCATCACCTGACCGGGGCGATGAGCCGCTGGCTCCCCTGGCTGGCGGAGTTGATGCCCGAGCTCTTCTGCGAGATCTCTCCGGAACTGGCGGCCGAACGGAAGATCAGGAACGGGGAGCACGTCACGATCCGGACGGCCCGGGGCGAGGTCGAGGCGAGGGCGCTCGTCACGCGGCGAATACGGCCCTTCCTCATCGACGGGAAAACCGTCCACGAAATCGGCCTGCCGTGGCACTGGGGCTGGCAGGGCACCGCCCAGGGAGACGTGGTGAACAACCTGACCCCCCTGGTGGGGGACCCCAACGTCTCGATCCACGAGGGGAAGGTGTTCACCTGCGACATCCTCCCGGGGAAGAAAGGAGGTCGGGCCTAA
- a CDS encoding 4Fe-4S dicluster domain-containing protein — MPKGMFVDTSICTGCKACQVACKEWNALPHEPGHFRFDPVEKRPVAVNFTGDSYDNTGALGATDWRRVRFIEQFSEDRSRGRWLFSSDSCKHCNDAGCLNACPTGAIVRTGLGNVFIRQDVCIGCKYCIPSCPYGVISLSEGTGTVFKCTLCNDRIHNGLGTACAKACPTGSISFGEVAELRKAADARLAKLKGLGYGEANIYGYKEAGSLNVFYLFLDRPQVYGQPEAVTVPQQRLPVSSAVAIAGALALGGAALVSFRERGSREKDEEVKR, encoded by the coding sequence ATGCCGAAAGGGATGTTCGTCGACACCTCCATCTGCACCGGCTGCAAGGCATGCCAGGTGGCGTGCAAGGAATGGAACGCCCTTCCCCACGAACCCGGTCATTTCCGGTTCGATCCCGTGGAGAAGCGCCCGGTCGCCGTCAACTTCACCGGCGACTCCTACGACAACACCGGCGCGTTGGGCGCCACCGATTGGCGGCGCGTCCGCTTCATCGAGCAGTTCAGCGAGGACCGCTCCCGCGGACGGTGGCTCTTCTCGAGCGATTCGTGCAAGCATTGCAACGACGCCGGCTGCCTGAACGCCTGCCCCACCGGCGCCATCGTCCGCACCGGCCTGGGAAACGTCTTCATCCGGCAGGACGTCTGCATCGGCTGCAAGTACTGCATCCCTTCCTGCCCCTACGGGGTGATCTCCCTGAGCGAAGGGACGGGCACCGTCTTCAAGTGCACGCTGTGCAACGACCGCATCCACAACGGGCTGGGGACCGCCTGCGCGAAGGCGTGCCCGACGGGTTCGATCTCCTTCGGGGAGGTCGCAGAGCTCAGGAAAGCGGCCGACGCGCGGCTGGCGAAGCTCAAGGGCCTGGGATACGGCGAGGCGAACATCTACGGGTACAAGGAGGCGGGAAGCCTGAACGTGTTCTACCTTTTCCTGGACCGTCCGCAGGTGTACGGCCAGCCGGAAGCGGTGACGGTCCCGCAGCAACGCCTTCCGGTCTCGTCGGCGGTGGCGATCGCCGGCGCGCTGGCCCTCGGGGGGGCCGCGCTGGTGAGTTTCCGCGAGCGCGGTTCCAGGGAGAAGGACGAGGAGGTGAAGAGATGA
- the nrfD gene encoding polysulfide reductase NrfD: MNPEVHIPGWEWYYVAMYFFIGGVSAGAYFIGTLAELFGGERHREISRTGFYIAFPLILLTPPLLIADLGRPERFWHLLFDAKNGFPFFNFQSPLSVGSWALLLFGGMAFLSFLDNLVSEGRFQSAPFAKAYSRIPRKWYAIVGSIAGFFVAGYTGVILNVTARPFWAATDPLVGALFIASAASTGAAAIYLVMAWRKQLADPGLPGFDLFDRLAKVLELLLAVGMVVLAGKYAAPLMTGITAVMFWGGAVLLGTLLPLAAGWYATRTAAIPVPAERMATVLAVLVLVGGALLRISMVHAGQVQ; this comes from the coding sequence ATGAACCCCGAAGTCCACATACCGGGCTGGGAGTGGTACTACGTCGCGATGTACTTCTTCATCGGCGGCGTGTCGGCGGGGGCGTATTTCATCGGCACGCTGGCGGAGCTGTTCGGGGGCGAGAGGCACCGCGAGATCAGCCGCACCGGGTTCTATATCGCGTTCCCGCTGATCCTGCTGACGCCGCCGCTCCTGATCGCGGATCTCGGCCGTCCGGAGCGTTTCTGGCACCTGCTCTTCGATGCGAAGAACGGCTTCCCTTTCTTCAACTTCCAGTCCCCCCTCTCCGTCGGCTCCTGGGCTCTCCTGCTCTTCGGGGGGATGGCGTTCCTTTCCTTCCTCGACAACCTGGTGTCCGAAGGGAGGTTTCAAAGCGCTCCGTTCGCGAAGGCGTACAGCCGCATCCCGCGGAAATGGTATGCGATCGTGGGTTCCATCGCCGGCTTCTTCGTTGCCGGCTACACCGGCGTGATATTGAACGTGACGGCCCGTCCGTTCTGGGCGGCCACCGATCCCCTGGTCGGCGCGCTCTTCATCGCGTCCGCGGCCTCGACCGGGGCGGCGGCGATCTACCTGGTGATGGCCTGGCGGAAACAGCTCGCCGACCCGGGGCTTCCCGGGTTCGACCTGTTCGACCGTCTCGCAAAGGTTCTTGAACTTCTCCTTGCGGTCGGCATGGTCGTCCTCGCCGGAAAATACGCCGCTCCGCTCATGACGGGAATCACCGCCGTGATGTTCTGGGGCGGGGCCGTGCTGCTGGGCACATTGCTCCCGCTGGCGGCGGGCTGGTATGCGACCCGGACCGCCGCGATTCCGGTGCCGGCGGAGCGGATGGCGACGGTCCTCGCCGTCCTCGTGCTCGTGGGCGGCGCCCTTCTCCGCATCAGCATGGTCCATGCCGGGCAGGTGCAGTGA
- a CDS encoding formate dehydrogenase accessory protein FdhE translates to MRGDPEDPLERRLGDLVREWPDLAVAAEVYRVTLPLLRNVPPIAAPISLSGDQARRKLAEGEYLLRGVPLVFDHGGARELMLVLARNLEKAGLAAISPIRSALEGDLLVLEDLLGHVSDGDFPSLAARAEEQALDPLLLWTLAQSALKPTLRDWCGKLSPLVHAAGEWEKPCCFICGATASLGELQGNEQAKHLRCGRCGADWLFRRLQCIYCGNEDPSHLAILSPEGRRENVRVEVCDKCHGYLKVVARFAPGSPEELAVEDLSTLYLDCLAQERGYLRPPPRPAGP, encoded by the coding sequence ATGCGGGGAGATCCGGAAGATCCGCTGGAACGGCGGTTGGGTGACCTGGTTCGCGAATGGCCGGACCTCGCTGTGGCCGCCGAAGTATACCGGGTCACCTTGCCGCTCCTCAGAAACGTCCCCCCGATCGCGGCGCCGATATCGCTTTCGGGGGACCAGGCGCGAAGGAAGTTGGCGGAGGGCGAATATCTCCTCCGCGGCGTCCCCTTGGTTTTCGATCACGGTGGAGCCCGCGAGCTGATGCTTGTCCTGGCCCGGAACCTGGAAAAAGCGGGGCTGGCCGCAATCTCCCCGATCCGGTCCGCGCTGGAGGGAGACCTGCTGGTCCTTGAGGACCTGCTCGGGCACGTGTCGGATGGGGATTTCCCGTCCCTCGCCGCCCGGGCGGAAGAGCAGGCGCTCGACCCCCTTCTCCTCTGGACGCTCGCCCAATCCGCGCTCAAGCCCACCCTCCGGGACTGGTGCGGGAAACTGTCGCCTCTCGTCCACGCCGCAGGCGAGTGGGAGAAGCCCTGCTGTTTCATCTGCGGCGCCACCGCCTCTCTCGGCGAACTCCAAGGCAACGAGCAGGCCAAGCACTTGCGTTGCGGGCGGTGCGGCGCGGACTGGCTTTTCCGCCGGCTTCAATGTATTTACTGCGGCAACGAGGACCCCTCCCATCTCGCCATCCTCTCCCCGGAAGGCCGGCGCGAGAACGTCCGGGTCGAGGTGTGCGACAAGTGCCATGGCTATCTAAAAGTGGTTGCCCGCTTCGCCCCCGGCTCACCCGAAGAGCTGGCGGTCGAGGACCTCTCCACCCTTTACCTGGATTGTCTCGCGCAGGAGCGAGGCTACCTTCGCCCGCCTCCCCGGCCGGCGGGACCTTGA
- a CDS encoding NFACT family protein has translation MDAFLLKQVIAELAAEIPGALVSKVHQPGEKEIVLELWGRGENRLLLSADPELCRIHLTTRRTPNPPSPPRFCQFLRKHLEGMRIAGFSVAPYDRSVRIDFVSSRPDAEHAKTFLHAELFGRHANLIYVDGDGTILEPLRTVSGEESRIREVVPGIPYRPLPRPARVFLPDVTREDAVRIFASGWGGIPKALQENVAGIGREVAHEAASRGREDPDALYEALRDLVRRYEESDFSPGIGTLSGGKRRVLPFPCPAAGFADFLPFPTANAAADAFFAEVAQSREIAVLRQQVTSRIAALLKKERHKLENVGGDEERLVEGLQGTARGETLKENLGSLRKGMDSFRSIPLDPAKTPVENMNRYFRLARKAKGATEIVRKRKREVAESVYYLESLEDQLENARTRDDVIAVRQELSSSFPSRVKPSVKKKSTRKDAPRPVVPQVEKVEFRGYAILVGRNNVGNDRIVKELSAPDDLWLHAQGIPGSHVLVKRIAGKEVPREVIEEAARLAVLHSKAKGSRNVPVFLAEARHVSKFKGAKPGLVRITKYSTVSVR, from the coding sequence ATGGACGCCTTTCTCCTCAAACAGGTGATCGCGGAGCTCGCGGCGGAGATTCCCGGAGCGCTGGTCTCGAAGGTTCACCAGCCGGGAGAGAAGGAGATCGTCCTGGAACTGTGGGGCCGGGGGGAGAATCGGCTGCTCCTCTCCGCCGATCCGGAACTGTGCCGCATCCACCTCACGACGCGCAGGACCCCGAACCCGCCGTCGCCGCCCCGTTTCTGCCAGTTCCTCCGGAAACACCTGGAGGGGATGCGGATCGCTGGATTTTCCGTCGCCCCGTACGATCGCTCCGTACGGATCGACTTCGTCTCCAGCCGCCCGGACGCGGAGCACGCGAAGACCTTCCTGCACGCCGAACTGTTCGGCCGCCACGCCAACCTGATCTACGTGGACGGCGACGGGACGATCCTCGAACCGCTGCGCACGGTGTCCGGCGAGGAGAGCCGGATCCGGGAAGTCGTCCCCGGGATCCCGTACCGCCCGTTGCCAAGGCCCGCGCGCGTCTTCCTGCCCGATGTGACGCGGGAGGACGCCGTGCGGATCTTCGCGAGCGGGTGGGGCGGAATCCCGAAGGCGCTGCAGGAAAACGTGGCCGGCATCGGGCGGGAAGTCGCGCACGAGGCGGCAAGCCGGGGACGGGAAGACCCCGATGCGCTATACGAAGCCTTGCGCGACCTCGTCCGCCGGTACGAGGAGAGCGACTTCTCCCCCGGGATCGGGACACTCTCCGGCGGGAAACGGCGGGTCCTCCCCTTCCCTTGCCCGGCGGCGGGGTTCGCCGACTTCCTCCCCTTCCCCACCGCCAACGCGGCGGCGGACGCCTTTTTCGCGGAAGTCGCGCAGTCGCGGGAAATCGCCGTCCTCCGGCAGCAGGTCACATCCCGGATCGCCGCGCTCCTGAAGAAGGAGCGCCACAAACTGGAAAACGTGGGAGGCGACGAGGAGCGGCTCGTCGAGGGGCTTCAGGGTACGGCGCGCGGGGAGACGCTGAAGGAGAACCTCGGGTCGCTGAGGAAGGGGATGGATTCCTTCCGGAGCATCCCGCTCGATCCCGCGAAGACCCCCGTGGAAAACATGAACCGGTACTTCCGCCTCGCCCGGAAGGCGAAGGGGGCGACGGAGATCGTGCGGAAGCGGAAGCGCGAGGTTGCCGAATCGGTCTACTACCTCGAGTCGCTCGAGGACCAGCTCGAGAACGCGCGGACGCGGGACGACGTGATCGCCGTGCGGCAGGAGCTCTCCTCCTCCTTCCCCTCGAGGGTGAAACCGTCCGTAAAAAAGAAGAGCACGCGCAAGGACGCCCCCCGTCCCGTCGTCCCGCAGGTGGAGAAGGTCGAGTTTCGCGGCTACGCGATCCTGGTGGGGCGCAACAACGTCGGGAACGACAGGATCGTCAAGGAGCTCTCCGCCCCCGACGACCTGTGGCTCCACGCGCAGGGGATTCCGGGAAGCCACGTGCTGGTGAAGCGCATCGCCGGAAAAGAGGTCCCCCGTGAAGTGATCGAAGAGGCGGCACGGCTGGCGGTTCTCCACAGCAAGGCGAAGGGGTCCCGGAACGTCCCGGTCTTCCTCGCGGAGGCCCGGCACGTCTCCAAGTTCAAGGGGGCAAAACCGGGCCTGGTCCGCATTACGAAATACTCCACCGTCTCCGTGCGATAA